In the genome of Gemmatimonadaceae bacterium, one region contains:
- a CDS encoding SMP-30/gluconolactonase/LRE family protein, producing MSRLVVAACALLLSAACKTEKSTPQDTSHPANAPGATATPAADTASAKKLGVLGQMKTPESAHYDADLDVWFVSNINGNPSQHDGNGYIVRVPAESTTTLTMFAEGGKNGVKLDAPKGIATTADQLWVADIDVVRVFDKRTGKPLKTISLKAQKATFLNDVAVGADGAIYVTDTGIVFDAKGNMTHPGVNRIFRIALSDNKVTEAATGDSLENPNGITWDASGNRFLLAPFGGKDVQAWTPGQSPTKIVDGPGQYDGIEILKDGRILVSSWGDSTVNVVRNGTLSKLVTGVSAPADIGVDTKRLVLAIPRFDHNQVEFWKLP from the coding sequence ATGTCACGACTCGTCGTCGCCGCCTGCGCGCTTCTTCTCAGCGCCGCCTGCAAGACGGAGAAGAGCACGCCGCAGGACACCTCGCATCCTGCCAACGCGCCAGGCGCCACCGCGACGCCTGCTGCCGACACCGCGTCCGCCAAGAAGCTCGGCGTCCTCGGTCAGATGAAGACGCCCGAGTCCGCGCATTACGACGCCGATCTCGACGTGTGGTTCGTCTCCAACATCAACGGCAATCCGTCGCAGCACGACGGCAATGGCTACATCGTTAGGGTCCCGGCCGAGAGCACGACGACGCTCACCATGTTCGCCGAAGGCGGGAAGAATGGCGTCAAGCTCGACGCGCCGAAGGGGATCGCGACGACGGCCGATCAGCTCTGGGTCGCGGACATCGACGTGGTACGGGTTTTCGACAAGCGCACGGGAAAGCCACTGAAGACGATCAGCCTCAAGGCACAAAAAGCGACCTTTCTCAACGACGTCGCGGTCGGCGCGGACGGCGCGATCTACGTAACCGACACGGGGATCGTCTTCGACGCGAAAGGCAACATGACGCACCCCGGCGTCAATCGCATCTTCCGCATTGCCCTCTCCGACAACAAGGTGACGGAAGCCGCCACGGGCGACTCGTTAGAGAACCCTAATGGAATTACCTGGGACGCGAGCGGCAATCGCTTTTTGCTCGCTCCCTTCGGCGGCAAGGATGTTCAGGCGTGGACGCCGGGCCAGTCGCCGACGAAGATCGTCGACGGCCCCGGCCAGTACGACGGCATCGAGATCCTCAAGGACGGTCGCATCCTCGTCTCGAGCTGGGGCGATTCGACGGTCAACGTGGTACGGAACGGGACGTTGAGTAAACTCGTAACAGGCGTCAGCGCTCCGGCCGACATCGGCGTCGACACGAAGCGGCTCGTCCTCGCGATCCCGAGGTTCGATCATAATCAGGTGGAGTTCTGGAAACTCCCGTAA
- a CDS encoding ATP-binding protein, whose protein sequence is MSRVRGPEPIGAIVVRAQIDVRRVQVITIEPAARRAGGAGLGLSVSRRLARALGGHLSVVSDIGKGSRFRFWLPRERS, encoded by the coding sequence ATGTCGCGAGTCCGCGGCCCCGAGCCGATCGGCGCCATCGTAGTACGAGCGCAGATCGACGTGCGCCGCGTTCAGGTGATCACTATCGAACCGGCCGCGCGGCGGGCGGGCGGCGCGGGGTTGGGGTTGAGCGTGTCCCGACGCTTGGCGCGCGCGTTAGGCGGTCATCTCAGCGTCGTGAGCGACATCGGGAAAGGGAGCCGGTTTCGTTTCTGGCTACCGAGAGAGAGGAGCTAG
- a CDS encoding S24 family peptidase, which yields MTDERDDATDAELSVAEALGQTLLRDPAHVAWDDARFLEWLAEDAREEKRRAWRLTREEQRARGEAMMARAHARRLRVVQGGTAPMTKRDGAEGGRVVPVVELGIAAGVGRELWDEPTDAWVEVPDDVPPGEYVALRVVGDSMAPLMHTGDTVLVRRGADVRRDTVIVARHPDDGYVCKRVSRVGRESIELASLAPERPPIVIPRDARLVVGTVMLVWCSHRH from the coding sequence ATGACGGATGAGCGCGATGATGCGACCGACGCGGAGTTGAGCGTCGCCGAGGCTTTGGGTCAGACGCTGCTGCGTGATCCAGCGCATGTGGCCTGGGACGATGCACGATTTCTGGAGTGGCTGGCGGAGGACGCGCGCGAGGAGAAGCGCCGTGCCTGGCGTCTGACGCGCGAGGAGCAGCGCGCGCGAGGCGAGGCAATGATGGCGCGCGCCCACGCGCGACGGCTGCGCGTGGTCCAGGGCGGCACGGCGCCGATGACCAAGCGCGATGGCGCGGAGGGTGGCCGCGTCGTCCCCGTGGTCGAGTTGGGCATCGCCGCCGGCGTCGGACGTGAGCTGTGGGACGAGCCCACCGACGCCTGGGTGGAGGTGCCTGACGATGTACCGCCGGGCGAGTATGTCGCGCTCCGCGTCGTCGGTGACAGCATGGCGCCGCTCATGCACACGGGCGACACGGTGCTCGTGCGGCGCGGCGCCGACGTGCGTCGCGATACGGTGATCGTCGCCCGTCATCCGGACGACGGCTACGTGTGCAAGCGTGTGAGCCGCGTGGGGCGTGAATCGATCGAGCTCGCGTCGCTGGCCCCTGAGCGTCCGCCCATCGTCATTCCGCGCGACGCACGGCTCGTGGTCGGGACGGTGATGCTCGTCTGGTGCTCGCACCGGCACTGA
- a CDS encoding RHS repeat-associated core domain-containing protein: MAVRARRKCVGGATGSELSRDCGVSTMRRIIWDGDALLGEIQVPGADGDNLEADANTTAQQSHDGNTLDATQFFGVVAYTHGLSLDDPLSVTRLNYADAHVFSGGYFAYDATTFHQYQAFSILPMWDDRGTWDSYIFNNTTITSLCETSAPHCVAVQAPAGWSPFAGVATIAPYVWHGSLLFDQNDASKLTFRRNRYYDPMTGRFTQEDPIGLAGGLNLYGFAGGDPVNFSDPFGLCPVMPCRSPDDGMNNRPLPPGVDEKDVTWNLKEGWYDLPDGAHVRPHPEDPSHWDHWEIYEPGKKQPQNYPEKKNKPWPGQKVKPYGDQSGVDPWPLISPYTIKYNLKEMWKELIKSIPSTAPQSLPGPAGFPYPPPLPIPGVP, from the coding sequence GTGGCTGTCCGCGCGCGGCGGAAATGCGTTGGCGGTGCCACCGGTTCGGAGCTCTCGCGCGACTGCGGCGTGAGCACGATGCGCCGCATCATCTGGGACGGCGATGCGCTGCTCGGCGAGATCCAGGTGCCTGGCGCCGACGGTGACAACCTCGAGGCTGACGCGAACACCACCGCGCAGCAATCGCACGACGGCAACACGCTCGACGCGACGCAGTTCTTTGGCGTCGTGGCGTACACCCACGGGTTGTCACTCGACGATCCGCTGAGCGTGACGCGGCTCAACTACGCCGACGCCCACGTCTTCAGCGGTGGCTACTTCGCGTACGATGCGACGACGTTCCATCAGTATCAGGCGTTCAGCATTCTGCCGATGTGGGACGATCGCGGCACGTGGGATTCGTACATTTTCAACAACACGACGATCACCAGTTTGTGCGAGACCTCGGCGCCGCATTGCGTGGCCGTCCAGGCACCGGCCGGCTGGTCGCCGTTTGCGGGCGTGGCGACGATCGCGCCGTACGTCTGGCATGGCAGTTTGCTGTTCGATCAGAACGATGCGTCGAAGTTGACCTTCCGGCGCAATCGGTACTATGACCCGATGACGGGTCGGTTCACGCAAGAAGATCCGATCGGCCTCGCGGGCGGGCTGAATCTGTACGGCTTTGCGGGCGGGGATCCGGTCAACTTCTCGGATCCATTCGGACTGTGCCCGGTCATGCCGTGCCGCTCACCGGACGATGGCATGAACAACCGACCACTGCCGCCCGGCGTCGACGAGAAGGACGTAACGTGGAATCTCAAAGAAGGGTGGTACGATTTGCCGGACGGCGCACATGTTAGGCCTCATCCTGAAGATCCAAGCCATTGGGATCACTGGGAGATTTACGAGCCTGGCAAGAAGCAACCGCAAAACTATCCTGAAAAAAAGAACAAACCGTGGCCCGGCCAAAAGGTGAAGCCGTATGGCGATCAGTCTGGCGTTGACCCGTGGCCGCTGATCAGCCCTTACACTATCAAGTACAATCTGAAGGAGATGTGGAAGGAGCTCATTAAGAGCATTCCCTCGACGGCGCCGCAGTCTCTGCCAGGGCCAGCGGGCTTCCCATATCCGCCGCCTCTGCCTATACCGGGTGTGCCATGA
- a CDS encoding methyltransferase domain-containing protein encodes MQTKSPAYEITQCVACGSGESCEIASSDDVRREVEWLWAFHGRRLRPATPPERLMDRVAFSERPPFRLVECARCGLVYRNPIERAYELESIYADATPSIELFRGLHDTQRAAYRVQARRLLNALGRRGAGLELGSYVGAFLGAARDVGLQFEGLDVNTEVNCFARSLGFTVHDGDLESFDDDRQLDAVAIWNTFDQLPDPRATAHAAWRLLHRGGVFALRVPNGEFYASLRGTMTRRFAGTLARLALAHNNLLTFPYRYGFTIRSLTRLLERVGFTVQRVEGDVLVPIADEWTRPWASLEEKLVKRALGFVAGRRPRWAPWIELYARRG; translated from the coding sequence ATGCAGACCAAGTCGCCGGCCTACGAAATCACCCAATGCGTCGCCTGTGGGAGCGGTGAGAGCTGCGAGATAGCAAGCTCGGACGACGTGCGCCGCGAGGTCGAGTGGCTGTGGGCCTTTCATGGTCGGCGGCTTCGGCCCGCGACGCCGCCCGAGCGCCTCATGGATCGCGTCGCCTTCTCCGAGCGGCCGCCCTTCCGCCTCGTCGAGTGCGCGCGCTGCGGTCTCGTCTATCGCAATCCGATCGAGCGCGCGTACGAGCTCGAGTCCATCTACGCCGACGCCACGCCGTCGATCGAGCTGTTCCGAGGACTGCACGACACGCAGCGCGCTGCCTATCGAGTTCAGGCGCGACGGTTGCTGAACGCGCTCGGCCGGCGCGGCGCGGGGCTCGAGCTCGGGAGCTACGTCGGCGCCTTTCTCGGCGCCGCGCGAGATGTCGGGCTGCAATTCGAGGGGCTCGACGTCAACACCGAGGTGAACTGCTTCGCCCGGTCGCTCGGTTTCACGGTGCACGACGGCGACCTCGAGTCGTTCGACGATGATCGCCAGCTGGACGCCGTCGCGATCTGGAACACTTTCGATCAGCTCCCGGATCCGCGTGCGACGGCGCATGCCGCGTGGCGCCTCCTGCATCGGGGTGGCGTCTTCGCGCTGCGCGTGCCTAACGGCGAATTCTATGCGTCGCTCCGCGGCACGATGACACGCCGCTTCGCGGGTACCCTGGCGCGACTCGCGCTCGCTCACAACAACCTGCTGACCTTCCCCTATCGTTATGGTTTCACGATTCGATCCCTGACGCGACTGCTCGAGCGCGTCGGTTTCACCGTCCAGCGCGTCGAGGGCGACGTCCTCGTGCCGATCGCTGACGAGTGGACCCGACCGTGGGCGAGTCTGGAAGAAAAGCTCGTCAAGCGCGCGTTAGGCTTCGTCGCCGGGCGACGGCCACGCTGGGCGCCGTGGATAGAACTGTACGCGCGCAGAGGCTAG